DNA sequence from the Orcinus orca chromosome 2, mOrcOrc1.1, whole genome shotgun sequence genome:
GCTGAGAATGACAGTTCATATTCATTACAACCACATTTAATATGACATAAAATAGGCATAAAATAAATCAAACCTATAAGAAtagattttatttagaaaactaGGTGCATCATTTCTAGAATAattatgtatttcatattttcatcaaTTAAACATTTAAGTGATTTTCTGCAGCTGTTTTCCCTTTTGGTGTTGAAAATTACACGTACTTTTTGAGAATTTTAATCATGTATGCGTtagtattgttatttatttatttatttttctgtacgcgggcctctcaccgttgtggcctctcccgttgtggagcacaggctccagacacgcaagctcagcggccatggctcaacgggcccagccgctccgcggcatgtggcatcctcccggaccagggcagaaacctgtgtcccctgtatcgccaggcggactctcaaccactgcgccaccagggaagcccagtattgttatttttgatgattaTTTTCAAGAGCAAATACTTAAGATCAAGATAGAAATGAAACtgtcaagttttttaaaaataaatttgaataaataCAAGTGCACTAAGtttttttcagaaaaggaaaatggaatatGACATCTTGGACTCACTGTCAAGTATTTTGATGACTGCTTTCCATAAATTATCTTCAAAAATCCACATTATATCACATGAAACATTCTAATAGTTAAGGAGCTCAGAGCATTTGTGGTAAATTTTCAGCCTTTTTTATATTTGAGAACAGGATCCTGTATTTGCAGCTAGGATGTGGAGGTTGTACTATTTTCAAGATAGTTcgtaaagatgaataaaatttaattaacaatTAATTACTTTCAAGTATCTTGCCACAAGGTTAACAAATACAAATATTGTCTCTTTTTGTTTATGCTCAGACTAGTAAATTGAAATACTTGCAAATCTCTAAATATGTCTAAGCTTTTGAATTTACAAGATGTCTTTTGGAGGTTTAGTGGAAATTTTCCTGAGCTCCCACCCTCCAGTCTGGGCTGAATGTCTCTTTTTTGTGAACCCAGGGAGTGCCCTGGACATATTTCAAAAATAGCACTTAATTGACAGAATTATAATAATCTGTTGACTTCTTTGTTTTCACCAGTTGATTTTAAATCTCATGAGGTCATGAATGGTATATTTTTTTTATCCTAGGGTGTACTACACAGACAATAcagagttaatattttatatttggttaaATAAGCAAGTGAATAAATTGGTTCTATATTCTAATTTgcataaaaaagattattttagtaGGAATATGAACTTCACTCAAATGACTGGATGCTAACACTATATTTTGTGTCTTCTCTTATAGGCTCTTAAAACTGATCTACAAtggaaaaatttcttttttatctgtttttcatTGGCatagcagtgaaagctcagatcTGTCCAAAGCGTTGTGTCTGTCAGATTTTGTCTCCTAATCTTGCAACCCTTTGTGCCAAGAAAGGGCTTTTGTTTGTGCCACCAAACATTGACAGAAGAACTGTGGAACTGCGTTTGGCAGACAATTTTGttacaaatattaaaaggaaagattTTGCCAATATGACCAGCTTGGTGGACCTGACTCTATCCAGGAATACAATAAGTTTTATTACACCTCATGCTTTTGCTGACTTACGGAATCTGAGGGCATTGCATTTGAATAGCAACAGATTGACTAAAATTACAAATGATATGTTCAGTGGGCTTTCCAATCTCCATCATTTGATACTGAACAACAATCAGCTGACTTTAATTTCTTCTACAGCATTTGATGATGTCTTTGCCCTCGAGGAGCTGGATCTGTCCTATAATAATTTAGAAACAATACCATGGGATGCTGTTGAGAAGATGGTTAGCTTGCACACCCTCAGTTTGGATCACAATATGATTGATAACATTCCTAAGGGGACTTTCTCCCACTTGCACAAGATGACTCGGCTAGATGTAACATCAAATAAATTACAGAAGCTACCACCTGACCCTCTCTTTCAGCGAGCTCAGGTCCTAGCAACCTCAGGAATCATAAGCCCATCTACTTTTGCATTAAGTTTTGGTGGAAACCCTTTGCATTGCAACTGTGAATTGCTGTGGTTGAGGCGTCTGTCCAGAGAAGATGACCTGGAGACCTGTGCTTCCCCAGCACTTTTAACTGGCCGCTATTTTTGGTCAATTCCTGAGGAAGAGTTTTTGTGTGAGCCTCCTCTCATTACTCGTCATACACATGAGATGAGAGTCCTGGAGGGTCAGAGGGCAACCCTGAGGTGCAAAGCCAGGGGAGACCCCGAACCTGCAATTCACTGGATTTCTCCTGAAGGGAAGCTTATTTCAAATGCAACAAGATCTCTGGTGTATGATAATGGAACACTTGACATTCTTATAACAACTATTAAGGATACAGGAGCTTTTACCTGCATTGCTTCCAATCCTGCTGGGGAAGCAACACAAATGGTGGATCTTCATATAATTAAGCTCCCTCACTTACTAAACAGTACGAACCATATCCATGAGCCTGATCCTGGTTCTTCAGATATCTCAACTTCTACTAAGTCAGGTTCTAATGCAAGCACTAGTAATGGTGATACTAAAATCAGTCAAGATAAAATTGTGGTGGCAGAAGCAACATCATCTACGGCActgcttaaatttaattttcaaagaaatatccCGGGAATACGTATGTTTCAAATCCAGTACAATGGTACTTATGATGACACCCTtgtttacaggtaagaaaaattaagcaaatttTTGTACTTGCTGTGCATCTTAGTGTAGGACTTGATAATCTactactgatttttttcaatcaGCAGTGCTACTCTGTGTTGTAATTAAAGTACTccactttttaaagtatataatgtaAGGCTTGTGAAAGGTGAATACATGTGGAGAAATATTTTGAATGCTGTTATTTTCAGAGAgttcaaatttatatttaatattatgctTACTTACTTTTTCCCCCTCATCTAAGAGATGTGACTATCAGAGAACAAGattgatttatcttaaaaattcaaaaacataccAGAACTTACACATCCACATGAGTGTTCTTTCCTTCAAGGAAGTCACATTGGGAGGCTATACTATTATCCCAATAATGCTGCCATTGCTCAAAGCATTTTTGGAATTATCTTTAGAACCTTCGTCATACTATTTTGAATATCCTCAGTGGTGGCAAATCTTCGTCTTTTGAGGGTGAATTTGAATTTTGGAAACAAGCAAAAGCCATTTGGAGCCAAGTCTTGTGAATAAGGTGGGTGATCAAGATGGGTATTGCCATTTTTGGTCAAAAATAGGATGTAACTATAAAATAATGAGACTGATTTTTTGAGTGATtgagttatgtgtgtgtgtgttgtctcaTATACACTGGTTCTTAAGACAGTTCCAAAGAGAAAGTTTATAAGTATTTTGAGCAGTGAAAGTATCAGTGGAGTTAAATATGTAATCTCTGGGTAAGGATATTGGTGGAGAATTTGCATCTGACTAAAGAATTTCTGGTATGTTTTTCTAAAGTTCAGCCTCATTGATTTATAGTCACATCTTGTCCAATTTTCAGTTGGAAATATACGTTTTTACCTCTCCATATAATTTTACTCATGATAGACTATTGTTACTCCTAGGAAATGATGTAAAATCATGGCTTtgaaatatacatgtgtatacacgtgtgtgtgtgtatatatatatatatgtatatatatacacaaatatatatattttgcctttCAGCTTTTCTGAAATAAGATCAAATCAGTTTTTATATATCCAGATGAATTCTTGAAGATAATTTGATTTTTGCTCATGTATGGAAatgagagaaattttttttaaaaataagcttgggctggtaggaaaaaacaaaactgacctAGCTAACCATGTGACCGATGCTGGGCAAGGTTCTACTTGGCTgagttttaattttctcatctttaaaaggaAGAGATTAGAGTAAATGGTTTCTAATATTCCTCTCATCACTAAATGTATGGGGATGTAGACTGCGATGCGTGTATATTAGCATATAGTAGTTTGCTGTTGTCATACTCAGCTTTTCACTTAGGCTATGGATTATTTAACCCGTTGTCAAAGATGAGCATCTACCCCTACCCCTTACTTTCCTGTAGGTACTAGACATTCTATATACTTTAAACGTTAGCTCTGTAAAATAGGTCAGTTTCTATTTTCCAAATTCCAAGATTTTAATCCTTCCATGACAAGTAAATTCTCTTATGACCCTGAGGAAATTGCTTGAATTCCTGACCTTAATGTTTGTCatgtgtaaaatggtgataatgcctacctcataagtcattgtaaaaatgaaatcataatgcatataaagtgcttagtaaTGCCTGGCATTTCTTATGCACTCACTAAATGGTAGTGATCTCAACCACAATACATACTCTAGCCTAAAAGTTTCTTGGTACATTTAGAACACTTTATTTAGGTTATATAATAGATTAGCATTGCCAAGTCTTGAAATTTCTAAAACTCtttcagagaaaaaagagagtttCAAGcctattttccaaattaaatcTTAGTCATATATGGCTGCTACTGAGTAGAAAATGGTAGTGGAGAATAGGAGCCACAGAAGACTTTAGTGATACAGTGGATTCAGAGGTGTCTTAAACTCTTATCAAACTTTACAAACTATGTTGTGAAAGTAATTTCATCGGCGCACAATGGGGAGGATAAGGGATTTATGCTCTGGTCAACAGCTTTGCCCTGTTCATGATTCTAGGATAATATTACGCATCAACCTCATTTATAGATAAAAGCATACTGGGAACCAAGTGTTGAAGACATAAGAGAGGGTTGAGATCTGTAAATAAAGTACTTTAATCTTAGTAATTATCTTAGTTATTAAAGATAGATTTAATGGGTACCATTCCATAGTAGCTTATAActgatttgaaaaagaaatactctGAATTTCATTTCCATTCTGGTTTCTAATGTGATTGTCAGTGTTTTCCCTTCTTTCAAATTGGCTTTTAGTCACAGAGGTGTTGTAAGTGCTAAATGGATTTGTTTAGTAGTCAGATAGTGTCACAGTCACACCTTTCAAAAGTAATTTGTCATAAATGATTTTTTAGCAGTGGCTTTTATTAGGAATTCTGCTTTGCCAAGCTATGTAATTAGTAAGCTTGTCAAGACATAGTGCAGGCACCATTAATATGATGCAGAATCCAACAATTACTTTTAGCCATTTTAACTGGGTAAATATAAGATTAGATCATTTTCTCATATTTCATATGTTATAAATGTTCTTATCTTAATGAGTACTAAAATGAAACAGAACTAAAGTCATAATGACTGTGTgtatatctgttttgttttgtttttaatattaacacAAATTCCATTGTCCCTCAGAATGATACCTCCTACGAGCAAAACTTTTCTTGTCAATAACCTGGCTGCTGGAACTATGTATGACTTGTGTGTCTTGGCAATATATGATGATGGCATTACTTCCCTCACTGCCACAAGAGTCGTGGGTTGCATCCAGTTTACTACGGAAGACGATTATGTGCGGTGCCATTTCATGCAGTCCCAGTTTTTGGGAGGCACcatgattattattattggtgGAATCATCGTAGCCTCTGTGCTGGTTTTCATCATCATTCTAATGATCCGGTATAAGGTTTGTAACAATAATGGGCAACACAAGGTCACCAAGGTCAGCAACGTCTGCTCTCAAACTAATGGGGCTCAAATACAAGGCTGCAGTGTGACGCTGCCCCAGTCCATGTCCAAACAAGCTGTGGGACACGAAGAGAATGCCCAGTGTTTTAAAGTTGCCAATGACAATGTGATACAATGTTCAGAAACTTGTTCAAGTCAGGACTCCTCTACCACTACCTCTGCTTTGCCTCCTACCTGGACTTCAAGTACTTCTGTGTcccaaaagcagaaaagaaagactGGCACGAAGCCAAGTACCGAACCACAGAGTGAAGCTGTCACAAATGTTGAGACCCAAAACACTAACAGGAACAACTCAACTGCCTTGCAGTTAGCTAGTCGACCTCCTGATTCTGGCACAGAGGGACCCACATCTAAAAGAGCACATTCAAAGCCAAGTAAGTTTCTCACTTTGCCTGCTGAGAGATCCAGAGCAAGGCACAGGTACTCCCTGAATGGAGAATTAAAGGAATGCTATTATTATATTAACTCACCGAACACATGCGGACTGTTTTCTAAAAGAAGCATGTCTATGAATGCGATGTTAATTCAGTCCAACAGTTCTGATGGGCATAGTGGAAAAGCAACTCTTTCAAATTCTGAGTGGATATTGGAAAGCACTGTGTaacctattatttctttttaatgaaaaaattattttgagaactCACATAGGAAATTGGAATTTGAAATCCCAGTCTTATCTCTCTGATTCATGGCTAACAGAGCCATGGCATATAAACCCTCTAGGGTATAGTTACTTCATATATACATGGATATATATGAAGTAACTTCATATATATCCATGTATATATGAAggtcatatatataaaattgtttaGGGAAAAAGCATGACAGCAGTGCCTTCCCCATTCTAGGACCAGCTACCAGGTTCTGCAATAGCAGACCACAAAATAAAAGTTGTcgtatgaaaaaaaaagtcttgcatAAATAATGATATTTCCTCCAGTCTTACAAAGTACCACCTATGGATGATTGGTATTTTTCAATGAGTAgattgtatattttctttcaatgACAGTGGTGTTTGTTTTTAGGCAAATATTTTAGAGAACAGCTCTGTGTTGTCatgttgtttaaaataaaatagtcaagTATACCCAGACAGTGTTAAAATAAGTACCCTTCTAATCAACATTCTTGGTTCAGGTGCCTTAATGGGTCTAAGATATTTCTCATCTATGACACAGCTTTTTCAGTGGGAAGCAGAagaaaatgcaattgatttttcaTTTGGCAAAAAATGCCAATTCAGTTTTAAGTCACAGGCCAGTTTTAAGTCATATGCATCTGCCTGGGCTTATGAaggtgttttcattcattcagtacacatttggtgaccaaatgagctttatatttttcttaatgcaAGTTAAATagggaaacaaaaatacaaaactgCCTTTAtcaaaggaatatttatttttatcaccaagttaaataaaaatcttcTAATAGAGTTCTTATTACATTTATAAGCAATATAAAGTCATTGCTCATTAACCAGATAGTAGTTTCGTTTTTGCCTTCTGCTCTGTAATTCTGAATTTGAATGTTTCTCTCtgagtaaatatatttattatttgaacCAAAACTTGTGATgaaatttaattagaaattatacagcTTAGTGggaatatgtcatttaaaaaaggatttttaatttAGTCAGACAGTAATATTGCTCCTTGATAATATGACATTCTTGGACAGTCACTGAAATCAAGGTCTATAGAGAAATGTTCTATCTACTTGCTGaaattttttacaatattatatggTAACTTAATGGTGTTTAATTAAAGATCAGTAAACAggactttgggggttttttgttattgttttatttttggggttttttttgagaaTAAGGTTCATGTGGGAACATTGCACAAAAAATTTTAGCCATAATATAATAAGATACGGACTTTATGTAAATTACTCCCTGGGAGTAAGTTAAACACACAGTAAAAGTTTAGTAACTCTTTCAGATTACTTGAAATACCATTtaaaacacaggtgaagaatgtcCATTATTGGTTTAATTTCCTCTTGTTGGAagcatttataaaattttcagttaatttCAACTTGACCAAGGCACATATTATACATGATTTATCGTAATGACATTCAAAAGTGGATTAGATTAAAGCAGTTAGAGATGACTTTCTGAGCAACTCATGAAAAAATTTGTCTAATGGGCTTTCATTACCTTAGGTGTTTCCTAAATGCCTTCCCTGCCCTgcttctttttctgaagtttgtctttcacatttctaaaatataatcagCCTTCCTGGTATATAGTTCTtgtaaagaataaatgagatcaCATGTATGGTATTATTTTGTAAAATCAAAGCATTGCTCAAAGTGAAGTGTATTTTCAACACTATGTCTGTAATAATGCTCTAATCCCaactaaacatttttaattaacaCCAGTTACTTAATTCTTCATGAAGTACTGATTGACAAAGGCATattatttttcaccttcctaGTTTTTACCTGCATAGTATTAAAATATCCTGAATATATAAAAGATTTCAAAACTTAAAGAAATGAATCCCCAAACAAGGAATCTCTGgcacaatgaacattgtggtcaaGGGGGCGCTGAAATCACACAGAACAGGCAGCAGCTTAGTGTGTCTACTCCAAGCTACTGATTAACTTATGTTCTATTTTCCAGTtgcctggatttttaaaaatcaatttcctgCTTATGCTTCTAATGAaactttaattaaatatattttatttctcataaaCATTTAGAACTCATAATATCTAATCATGtgaaattttattctgtttgactaaagccatttaaaccatttaaatttttattgcttttacaAGACTCTTTTTAGGGTGAATTAACCAAATGCTTGAACACTTGTTCTACAGGTGTTAAGAAGGCCTGTGTTCCTATCTTTCAAAAAGTTTATATTTGAACAAAATATGTGAACAAAACTTGGCCTATCAAGAGGGTCAGATGTTATTTGGTGTTGTTGATAAGTATATGAAAAATGTTTTGCTCAGGGCAGTTTCAGTGTGAAGTGGCTGAAAGATAAATCTATGGGAAGGTTGGGGGTGATTAAAGGTGCCTGGTATAATATCCAAAATGCAGTAGTTActcagatgaatgaatgagcaaatggatagatgaataaataagtgaatggagCCAGGGAAGAAAGCTCAATATTAAGAACTTTGATTAATTAGCACAATGGAGATTTGTGATCCAGATATTATATTACTATAAGCAAGAAATTCTGTCCctcttgttgtttttctttctgtcatttcTTACATTCCTTATTTAACCAACTACATATATGTGATTCAAAGCATATGGTTTTGCTGTTTGTTGTTGCTGACTGTGTATAGGTTGTATATATTGTTTTTGCTTCCTTGTTCTTAATTattcttcattaatttttagtCATTTTACACTATGGTTTCAGTTTGTTCACTAACAAACTGacaaataatatatttacagatatttactccaaactttttttaaaattatatgtatttctgtgttactttttgttttggaTAATTGTCCCCCAATTTGAAAATATCAAACTATTATTAAAGTaggtctttttaaagaaaagtatatataatagataagttCCATAAAGGAATAGTGAAGCATCTGAAGTAGGCTCAAAATCCTAAGAAGTAATGAAGTTTGGTTTgatgaatattatttatttttagtttacaaATAGATTAGCACAGAGGTACATTAAATACAATCATTTAAATTAGATACAATAACACCTTTGCTGAGAACAAcacattttctacattttttttctaaccaTTAAATGTATTAGTTAAGTTGAGGTCACAGTAAGCTTTTTTATGCTTTTAGACAGTTGATTTTAGCTACTTTGCAGATATAGTTCACTAAAAAAGTTTTAGAATATAAGTTTTTGAGCTATTGTAAGCCACCTATAGACATAACAAGTTTACTACCTGAATGATACATACTTTCTCCAcaagaatttaaagaatttttttaaattatatgtctTCCATTGTCTACAGGAATCTTCTTTATTTCATGAAGTATTTTCTGCTTTGCCTTAAAGCACTCAAAAAGTACTTCCAAActaaattttaactattttatttgcttatattaCTGTAAGgaaattaatattcatttataaaactaaaaaattaataaaacaattatcACAAAGTTCACATCAATAGCCTTTTACTTCCTAAATTTTAGTATTTCCCCCTCtgtttattcataataataaagttaaaaacaatcattaaaatgccagtagtttaaaaaatttcaaaaacataaagCATCTTCTTGTACAAGAATTGTGAAAGTAAATGGGGTGTTTCTTCCAAAGAAGACTGCAGATACGAGCCCGTTTTCTTCTCGGTGTGGCAGAATTCCAactacattttataatgataagcaagcagtgttcatttattttagacAGAATGAAGACTATGTACCCCCTTTCCCTTGCTCAGCCTTCCCTTGAGTCTCAGGAAGAGTCGAATCTTTCCACTTCAACAGCATATGTGGAAgcttctgtgtgtgagtgtgtgtaatGTGTTTTGGGGAAAGTACTTCAGCCCAGAGGTGGATTGGATGGGAATAGGATTTTTCTTATCTTCCTCCATTGGTAATAAAACACTAATAATCATAATGACAATTTACCTTATAGTGTTTGTGTGTTCAGTGTTAGTTGAGGTAAATTTATGGATAAAAAAtatctcacttttaaaatttcatagaggagagagaaaataaccaaaattaatgactggaattttaaatataattgtttCAGAGCTCTGTCTTTCATATTACTCAGTCCTTTCCCTCCCATGCTAGATCAATACATGCTGGGATTACAAATACAATTAGTTTTGTCAGGTTTGGgataggttgtttgtttgttcgttttttgcAACAGAAACCATCCTTTTAGCAGTACAGAATAAAGAATGGTAAACGTATTACTGAGATCGAGTCATCCTAATCGTGGTGTTATCTGAAGGGGGACATAGAAAGTAACAGTTTGTAACTGGGAGTATATTAAAGTATGAAATTACCTCTTTAAGGTAATATTAATGCATCTGCAATTTCATCAAATATcataaatattcaatataaaataatcagTGTACCACTGTCTTCTGATTTTTTCAGCTATTTCAAAGTCAAAATTTAGGATCTAAAGTTACCATCAACGTGAAGGGACTTATGGAATATACTATGTGGGCTCTACCATAATGTAAttgcctagttttttttttctgtataatgtGAACATGTCTTGTTATTGCTTTCATGTAAAACCTAATCTCCAGAGGTCATTGTaaatttatatgaatatttatgCTGGAGGTTTTATCAAAAAGTATTTTGTACTGTTCTCATCACACTCACCTGTGAACCCTTAGAATGACATTTTCCTGAGACACctaattttttcttataattgtgTCCCTTCTTAATGACTAgagtatttgctttaaaataggaCATTTGGGAGGAAATAGAATGTGTACTGTACAGGGCTATTTAATGATATTAAACATTTATAGCCAATTGGAATATACATATGAACATTTGAAGGCAGAATGTTTGCATTTAGAACATTACTGTTTTATATAGGGATAAACTGGTATTCAGCAAAACATGCTATTATTATCTTGGGGGTTATTGAATAATGGTTTATAttgcaaattattattttatactttgcgTGGTGAATATGGTAAAACTACATTTCCTGCTTTGGATTG
Encoded proteins:
- the LRFN5 gene encoding leucine-rich repeat and fibronectin type-III domain-containing protein 5, with protein sequence MEKFLFYLFFIGIAVKAQICPKRCVCQILSPNLATLCAKKGLLFVPPNIDRRTVELRLADNFVTNIKRKDFANMTSLVDLTLSRNTISFITPHAFADLRNLRALHLNSNRLTKITNDMFSGLSNLHHLILNNNQLTLISSTAFDDVFALEELDLSYNNLETIPWDAVEKMVSLHTLSLDHNMIDNIPKGTFSHLHKMTRLDVTSNKLQKLPPDPLFQRAQVLATSGIISPSTFALSFGGNPLHCNCELLWLRRLSREDDLETCASPALLTGRYFWSIPEEEFLCEPPLITRHTHEMRVLEGQRATLRCKARGDPEPAIHWISPEGKLISNATRSLVYDNGTLDILITTIKDTGAFTCIASNPAGEATQMVDLHIIKLPHLLNSTNHIHEPDPGSSDISTSTKSGSNASTSNGDTKISQDKIVVAEATSSTALLKFNFQRNIPGIRMFQIQYNGTYDDTLVYRMIPPTSKTFLVNNLAAGTMYDLCVLAIYDDGITSLTATRVVGCIQFTTEDDYVRCHFMQSQFLGGTMIIIIGGIIVASVLVFIIILMIRYKVCNNNGQHKVTKVSNVCSQTNGAQIQGCSVTLPQSMSKQAVGHEENAQCFKVANDNVIQCSETCSSQDSSTTTSALPPTWTSSTSVSQKQKRKTGTKPSTEPQSEAVTNVETQNTNRNNSTALQLASRPPDSGTEGPTSKRAHSKPNALPTNVDQTVQETQRPELI